The genome window tgaccgtttaaaaggtcgctggcgttcattattgactcgctctgacctcagccaaagaaatctccccattgttatttctgcttgctgtgtgctccacaatctctgtgaaagtaagggggagacctttatggcggggtgggaggctgaggcaaatcgcctggctgctgattacgcgcagccagacaccagggcgattagaagatcacaccatgaagcgctgtgcatcagagaagctttgaaaaccagttttatggctggccaggctaccgtgtgaaatatctgtttgtttctccttcatgaaaaccctccccctttactgactgattttctgtaaggaacccaccctgccccttcccccagctttctttcaaaccaaataaagtcactatcatttaaaaatcatttattctttattaatagattagaaaaagagggagggaacccgggtggtatttgggaggaggattgctgggaaggaaaaagccacaaagaaaaggttaaaaaaatgacagccttttgcttgggctgtctactggggtggaatgggaaggtgtacggagcctccccccccgcgttcttacacgtctgggtgaggaggatacggaacatggggaggggggagggtggaacaggggctgaagcggcagtctgttttccagcagccgttcctgaacctccaccagacgccggagcagccccagcgttgcatccttcatcctctggtcttcctgccgccacctctcatctcgagcgtctctcctctcctctcgttggtccctcctctcctctcgttggtccctcctctcctctcgttggtccctcctctcctcacgttcactgacttctttcctatactttgaaactgtttccttccactcattcacatgagctctgtcactgcggctggattccataatttccgaaaacatgtcctctcgcgttctcttcttacgacgccttatctgtgataactttcgggatggaggagggaggcttgaggaatttgcagctgctgtagggaggggaaaaaagagagaattgttttaaaagctacattttgcagaacaatgcttatactctttcacggtgaccaacactgttcacattacatagcacatgtgatttctgtgcaaggtcgcattttgcctcttaatgctgagtgcctgtggctttgctgctagagatcacaggtctgggcaacagaattcggcttgcatgcggccatggtaagcttctgcgccctcctttcccacataccaagcatagcttgtagagtgctgaagaagcctggccaatctcagccagttgggggggggggcagtgtgggggggcttgtctgggccccttcaggcaagtagagtgctgcggtttttctgttaacattcagcagcaccagaaaacaaactaacccccccccccctcgccatgaattctctgggatgatcgctgtacccctcccccccaccgcgtggctggtatcagggaagatccctgcaggcaccaaactaacccccccgccgccgcccccctcccgccatgaattctctgggatgatcacggtacccctccccccaccgcgtggctggtaacagggaagatccctgctagccaaacgcgaaaaactcagggccaatttcccatctgcgcttggctaactgcagggaaggatttattttccgccacaggcaaacatcccagtaggaacggccacctctgtccccttaattaagttcccgtatttcaaccaggttaccaggagtgatatcactctcctgaggattacacaacaagataaagaacggatgttgcttgaatgccagcaaacaccgggaccatacgctgccaggctttgtcaggcaatgataccagattacttgctgcaagcatggcgtggtcaagtgtcctaccatggaggagggaataaagatgcactgcccagaaaccttctggcaaggcttttggagtacctccaggagagcttcatggagatgtccctggaggatttccgctccatccccatacacgttaacagacttttccagtagctacagacttttccagtagctgaactgaccgcgaatgcaaagtcaggcaaagtaatcattaaaaaccgtttgcttttaaaacaagttttatattttaaaaggtaaactcacctgaggtcccttccatggggtcagagtcttgggtactggcttgggaggcttgggagggtacttcagtcagggtgataaaaagatcctggctgttggggagaacggagtgctgtgtgctctctgcaagctcatcctcatcctcatcctcctcctctcccccatcggcagaatcctcaggcgtcgctgatgagactatccctgacccagaatccacgaacacaggtggggtagtggtggcagccccccctagaattgcatgcagctcggcgtagaagcggcatgtccgcggctctgacccggagcgaccgtttgcctcctttgttttttgataggcttgtctgagctccttgactttcacgcggcactgctcagagtccctattgtggcctctctccatcatgcccttggagattttttcaaaagtttttgcatttcgtcttttagaacgaagttctgcaagcactgaatcctctccccatacagcgatcagatccagtacctccctcacggtccatgctggtgctctttttcgattatcagcctgcatggttacctgtgctgatgagctatctgtggtcacctgtgctcttcacgctgggcaaacaggaaatggaattcaaatgttcgcggggcttttcctgtctacctggccagtgcatccgagtttagattgctgtccagagcggtcacaatgatgcactgtgggatagctcccggaggccaataccatcgaattgcggccacactaaccctaattcgaattgctaaaatcgattttggcactactccgctcgtcggggtggagtacagaaatcgattttaagggccctttacatcgaaataaatagcgtcgttgtgtggacggttgcagggttaattcgaattaaagctgataaatccgaattaaagtcgtagtgtagaccaggcctaaattgcCTTTTCTTCTTCCCTCATTTCCCACTTGGAAAGGTACACTTCTGCTGCACCTCTGAAGGGAGAAGTGGTTGATAAAGACATGGCAGACAGGAGGCAGCCATGGGGAGAGAAGTGATAACATCTAGGGCTGGCTGTCTTTATACTGGACAGTTACAGTGGCTCTTCCTACTTGGGCTTGGACATTCTGTATGTCTGTTGCTTTACATTCAGAAGAAACCCTGAAAACAGGCATGAATGGTCACGAAACTGCATTCTGGTATTAATACATCACCCAGATTGCAGCACATCACTTTGCTGAGTTATCATCTGTCAAGGTCAAATGAACTTCCATTTTGGCTTGCCACAGTTGCATAATTGAAGCTAGAGAGCTCATTCGAGAGTGAATTTCAGGTACCATAGAAAAGAGAAATTGTTACCTGGAAAAGAATTTCAGGCATCAAAATTAACATTTCACTTAAGCAAAAAGGAGGTGGCCATAGAAGGGAAGATATACAAAGTGTTGTGATATGGCTGCCATGCATCTCAAAATAGTAACCGAATCTGCTTCTGGCTCCCCCTCAAGAACTTAGATGCCCAGAGTATGTTCAAAGGTTGAGAAAATACAGAGGCAAAGCTGTGTGTGATTAGGTCTGCTCCTCCTAAAATGTGTGGAGTGAGGCCAAAGCTACTAATTAGGCATGCTAATTTCATTTCCAAAGGATTTTTGAGGATCGAAGACCTCTGAAAAGGAGCCTAGATTGGGTCAAAACTAATAAATACAGGATGAATGGTCTTGCTCATATTACTTAAGATGCCACTAGGGATTTAACAAAATTATGATCTTTCCAAGGGTCAGAAGGAAAACCCAATGTGCAAATTGACAATGGAATATCTTTTAGTCCATTTCTGGCTCTGCTGAACTGTACTACAGTTTATTTTAGTTTTCAGGCAGTAAATTATATAAGAGATTTACGATCTATTTAATGATTAAACCCTCCTCCCCCTGTATTACACTTCCTCAGCTTGTGAAACATTGCTAATGCTTCAATTGGGCACTTTGATTAAATTACTAATATTGTTAACTATTCTTATGGTCAAGGACATACACTTACTTTCACCATAGATTAAAGAAATCAGTTTCTAACTTTTCAAGAAACAGGTTTTTGAACCTAACAGCAACTAAAAGATATTTACCCACAGTGATCAGTCTTTACTGTCCCATTTATATACAGCTGTGACAGCAAGCTATTAATCATCATGCTACATAAGTTCTAGGAGCATGTGAAACCAGAAGGGGAGAGAATGATGCCTGAGCTTCACAATGGTTAACACAATAGGCTATGACAGTCATTCTGTTCCTTGTGCTAAGATGCACTCTGGGACTTACATGGCAGCAGTGTCCACACGGCACAAGCTGGTGCATCgtagattcacaccctgactTGCTGTTCACTTACTTGCTATGTGGACAAGCCCGAAGACTGAAGTGGATTACTGAAGATTCTAGCATTGACTTTTCCCCCACGCTTTAGAAGCAGCAGGTGTTTTTGTAGAGAAACCATAGCACTTCTCTAGCTGGGGAGACTGGTGCACACGCTTGATCAAATCATATTCACCTCCCTTGTGATGGTAGTTCCACTGAACAATTTGACCTTTTGTGCATCAGTGCAAGTGACTGCCTTTCACTAGCCAGCACGTCTTGTCATGCACGTAGgttttgatcctgctcccatctaATCACTGGAGAAATCTCCCATTAACTTGAGTGATGAAGGATCAAGCCGATTATTGATTTCATCATCAATAATCTATTCCAGGGTTTATAAAGAGACTGAGAATTCCCTGCATGCCTAAATCTCCCACTCTAATCACTGCAAGTTTTAGATGAACAAAAAATGTAGGTTTGGTGCCAAAAAGTTTCAGAGAAGTCAAAGGTTAAACTAACTGCAGgactttaaatttaaaacttcACCATCTTAACAATGTTAATGCCACCTAGTGCGCAGGGTTTCACAATGATGTGAAAGCGTAAATGTTCTAACTGTGTTATAGTGATTTATTACAAAACATTAGCAATTTTAGCATAGATCTGTTTTTTATTAACGGAGTATATCTGTAATGGGAATGTGAGAGATCCAAATCAGAGGGATTATTCAGATTCAGCTGTTAGAATTTGAATATTTATTccttgtatatacacacacacccctcaaatcTTTTCTTTGTTTGATATCCACAAAAATGTtatgttttaaatgaaagatttTCTAAAAATAGGTTTTATTAAACAGAGATTGCTAGTAACCCAGGAATAAATCAGAAACTTTCTCATAAAAACAAATATACTAACATTTATACCACAGTGTTGATTTAAAGAGTCTAAATGCACAGTACTTGCCATGCTTAACAATGTAATGGAGTGTAATAGGGCGCCTGATGTTTTCGTAGTTTCCAGCCTCACGACGGCTTACATTCATGTTTTTTAGAGCTTTTGAGTTGTCACTAGAAAGAActgattgttttttttcttgcaaTATCATTTACTTTTGCTTTTATGAAAGCattaaagtaaatttaaaaagcaCTTAATAGATAATGCCTTTAAGTAAATTAAAGGAAGCTGTTTGTAGCCCAACTACAGAAGATTTTGATGTGTTCAACTGTTTAACAGATCCATCTGCTTTACCACCCAATTATCTCTGCTTTGTCTTACATGTGTAGAGCATGAAATTTACTGCAGGTAGCGTGTCAACAATAGCTAGCCTAAGTCCTTGACTTTGTATTATTCTAGAATTGAAAGATGATTAATCAGAAAACCAGGCTCCTACTCACACTGTCGAGTTTCAATAGGTGAAAAGGTAGAGATACCTCTCCCCTCCTCGTTTCTGCTTCAAGGTTCCCTCTGTCTgtgaccctctctctctctcactaggGGTGCTGGAACTCAGGGTAATAggggcagcaccccctggcttgaagtggtacccatcatatacagggtttacagtttggttcaatggctttcagtacCCCCACTATATAAAGTGTTCCAACGCCGCTGCTAATTGTACAGGTTAGAACCAAATAATGGTTTGACAAGTGCTTTGCAAAGTCTCATCAGCTTCAGCAACGAGCATCATTCCTAAGTTGCAATATCTCTGCTGTTCTAGTACTGGTGATATCTCCTCCCCAAAGGTAAATTACTCTGGGATACACACTCTGTCTCATGACGCTCGCTGAATTTTGTTTCTACATTTACTAATGATAAGAAATCAAATTGGATTTCAAGTACAGCGAGCTCTGTATACACAGGTCTCCTAGATGTTTAAACTATTCTCTCATAAATCTGTACTCTGGTGCCATATAAACCACAGTGTGAGGTCCTCTGAGAAAGGTATTTCCTCCCATTTTAAAGCTCAAGTCTTGTTTTACTCTAAAATGTGAGGCTACATGTGTGATTCTCAACTCCCACATTCTAATGGCTTCGCATACAGCATACTCTAGTCTAAAGAAAGAGTGAGATTTTGATTTATTTACCAAAATATAAAGTAATGGGCCTTTACCTTGTAACAAGGATGCTGCTATAGGGCTttaactaaagctcattaaagaAATGGCAATCCTTCCATTGGCTTTGGATCATGCCCATATTTGACATCTTTGTTGGTAGGGATATGCAAGTGCTGCTTGACCTGCTAGAGGAAAACTACTGTGATTTATGACCTTTACAAAGTGTGCGGAGTCTTTGGTTTTTCTGATTGTTCACAGTTTCTCTGTGAAATTATGAAAGTGAGAGGCTGTATATGGATGGAGAATGTAGACGTTAACAGTATTGTGGCAGTGGAAATACACATACACAGCCAGACATCTGTCAGCTGTTCCAATGTTTTTAGTTCAAGTCGCAGGGaagttttaacaaaataaaaagaaaattaggTCTTTACCAAAGAGAAGTTGGATAACTTTTATGTCTGCCTCTAAGATAGCCTCCAGACTTGCTCTCTTGAGCATACATCCTCTTCAATGTAATTTCGGCCAGAATTCCTTTAATTTCATGTTATAACTAATCAGAGCAAATGACCCAAACTTCATCTTCTAATATGCTGCTGGATTTCATTGTGTAAAACCTTGCCTAATACCGCTTCACAGTGCTGTGATTCTTAATAGTATTGAGGAGTCAATGACCACTTGTATTCCTGTCAGTAATTCAATATTTCAAAtgggctgcctttttttttttttttttttttttttttttttttggcaaagagTCATAAAACCAGTATGGCGAAAGCTGTTCAGAGATATTGAGCTTTGTGAAGATAAATCTTTTATTATAGTAGGACTTTTGAAATGTTGAAACAGAATCTTTCAATCAATTCCTCTGGGCTGATCTGAGAGAAGTGTCAGAAGTGGCGACTAATTTTTGTTCGGCACTTAGTCTTCAGATGCTATTGGATCGGCTTCTCGTGAGGCTCCAGTGCAATTGTAGCATCTCTTTTTTTGTGATATTACTTTTGGAAACCTGTCTGGAAGGTTTTTGAGTGGCATTCATTGAAGTAAGAGTGCAGTGGCTTCTGTTCTCACGTTGGCCTGGGTCAGTGTATTGCAATCATTCTTGGGTTTGGCATTGAGTTGACATGTGGACACTTCTATTGACATGTTAGTCATATAATCATGAGTTGTCCATTAAGTGTCTTGTATATTATCCAGTGCTTTAGCAAATAAGTTCCTTGACCACCAGTTGGTTGGCCTTTGTAAAATTTTCCATGTACCATCTCTCTCCTGCAGACTTCCACCATTTGTGCCATTACAGAAGCATTTGCACCATGTATCTTTTTATGTGTCAAAAATTTTTTAACTTAGTGGAGGAAAAGAAGATACAGATGGCACATCTAGTTGTCTTCAAGATAAGTATGCAAGAGGTCCATAAAATGGCccatcatcatttaaaaaaacagaccAATAATAAAATATCAGCTATTGGAATGACCAATATCATGGTAAGCTCAATAAGATCTTAGTAACTTAAGACCTCCACCTTTGTGTCTGAATGGTAGATTTGGGCCTCCTGTTGGAGCCTATGGGAACGATCGAATATCAATGTCCATTTGAATTTGACTATCAAAGGTAGGTAGCATTCTCTGGACAAATTTAGCTAACAGATTATTTTGCAGGAGAAAACTATCTGGATGGCTAGAACTCCTTTGTAGTATTGTAAACACTGGCTACATCTCCATAAAATATATCCAGTTAACATGGATGCTGATGAAATGTCTTTtttgcagatgttttcagaacagATTATCCCCAGGCTACGGTGCTTTTGTCCCAATTTAGGAAAACAGGGAACACCTAACCATGTGATTAAATCCACTACTTAGTTTAGAGACTAAAGCACAGGGCTAGGACTCAGGACACCTTGGTTCTGTTTTCAggtctgctacagacttccctgTGTTACTTTagtcaagtcatttaatctcacTGGGTgtatctgcactgcaattaaaaacccatgtctGGCCAATGCCAGCctgctcaggctaaggggctatttaactATGGTTTAGATGTTCGGgcttcagctggagcccaggctctggggcactcccctcctcgcaggggactggagcctgggctccaggccaagtccgagtgtctacactgcaattaaactgtCCTTTAGCCTGAGCCCCAGTTGGCACAGGTCAGATGTGGGTATTTAATTGCAATGTACACAGACGCACTGTCTCTTTCCTAGTCCATAAAAACCGGGCCGATACATATCTAGTTCAGAGAGGTGTTTTGagccttaattaattaatgtttgtgaagcacttggagaggGAAGTCACATATAAGTGCCAGTTGTTGTTGTTAAGAATATTGCCACCCCAGAACTGTCCTTTGATAGTCAGCAGCCTTATCCCAAGAAAAGATGCTTTTATTTTGAAAGAGCAAAGAAAGTCCGAAGTCACAACAATAGGCCACTTGCTGGGTAATTTTCTTGTTTCAGAGAAGTATTGCCAAATTATGCTAAAGCAGTGCCAAGTATAGAATTTTATACACAATCTGCTTGGAGGACCTGAGGCCATTTTATTCTGAAAATACTCCAGGGACCATTTTGTTGAGATAATATTCAATGTCCATAGAACATTTCTAATGAATGGTACTAAAGAAAAATCTTGCTATGCAAAAATTGTGGTGGGAATTAGTTAGAGGTAAGAGTATAGCTATTGATAAAATAATATTAGCTCTTTCTGGACCAATCCTGAACCACTCTGGCAAAATTCCcaacctccctcctccatcctcaGAAAAGAGAGAATCACATCTtggttccattgacatcagtagggccaggatttcactctagggCTAGAACAACATTCATGAGTTGGATGCCTCCAGCAGGGCTTTGGGGAGGAGAGCGAAGAGGAGCATACCTTGGAGATAGGGAGTTGTGCTGAATGGGAGGTGGTAAGCCTGTACCCTGTCTCCACACATCAGATGTGCTATACCATTAGCTGTTGAGTCTTTCCTCCCCAATTTTGTACCATCCCCCTTGCATATGTTAAATAACTACATAGCTGAGAACTACATGCTTTTGGGGCTCTGAGTAACATTACCCAGACTTTATGCACTTTAACTACAGAACTGTTCTCTCATGTACTGTTATGACACATGCATAGTTGCTTGCGCGTACACTTACAACACTATTAACTTTAGAAGTTCATGCATGTAAAAACTGGGATCAACTAAAGGAGTGACAAATAATGAATACAAATATACACGTGTTCTCATTTTCCCTTCTAAAACAGAGTAACTGTTTTTCCCTACTCTGTTTTGCCCTTATGTATGCAGACCGAGAAAACCATGTCATcaattcagtgttgccaactctcacaatctTATCGTGAGTTTTGGTGGGtttcttaaagccctagctcctggaATCAAGAGATTGgacgagaatctcagcttccattttaaaatgtttcatggtTTCAGAAAAAACCTTGCAAATGTGAAACAAGTGCACCCTGACAgctcagaaagcagaaggcaaattaaaTGAACCTaaaaagtctcatgatttttaacccaatctcatgatattttggggtatgactcatgatttttgaatgcttgatgcTGGCAATACTGCTTTATCTACATTAAACATGTAAATGTCTCAGGGTATAAATACTGCAAGTTTAAACTCTATAGTGTTGGCATGCCTTCAGATGAATGAAATAGAGAACAAGTGACTTTTATACTACTTAAATATTTATAGTTGCAATAGGAAAATATAGTTGTGAAAGATGGATTAAATGAATGTCTTGCTGTGGGAACATTGTACTGAATTGTGGCTACTATGTCTGCCACAATTTTATATTCATGCTCCAATGAAATGACTGGTAGTGAGAATATTCCTTTAACAGTGGATGATATTCCTCCTGATGTATGTTTTACTCTACTCAACATCTGTTCCAATTAAAAATAACTCTAGAAAATTTACATTTTAGGCACATCAGTTTTCCTAGGgactggaaactttttttttttttttaaagtctactTTATTTTTTCAGTGTCAATGTCCTGAGGCACATGAGTAGCCAAGTGTTGTGGATCTTAAGAATTTTTAGCTTGGATACTGCTATATAATTGTTGGCTGTAGCTTGTGTATTTCCCCTGCCCATGCAGGTAATTCTTGATGGAAGGAGTAGGATTTAGGGACAACCAAACCAGGGAACACTAGGGTAGGTtcattctattgacttcaatacatCTTCTCCATGGGTCTTATCACAGAGGAGCTATGAAcaccactggtttttgaatagaTTCTCTAACAGTTGTAGCTCTCCTAATAGAACATTTTGGCACATGCTTGGATTTGTCACATTATAATAAGTTGAATCCCTTGGAGCCAGTGCAAGTTTTTAAGGAAATATCCCATATGTCCCATCCTATGAACTTCTACTGTAAAGTCCAAAGAAGCCAAGATGTTTTTTTCAGATGAATTGTCTCTTTAAACTTATTGGGCTGAATCCTCCGTTATTTTAATTCCTGTGTTTAATATTAGAGAAGTTTGTATAAAAGCAGGATCTTTGCTTCATATATGGTCATCACTTGCTGTACTTCACTCCAATATGCTTTAATTCATTCCAATGTGCCTATATATTAATTGCAGCACTCCTGAAACACTGCAAGATCTGTTCTGAGGTTACTGCAATATCTAGGCCAAATGGCTAGAGTTAATTCCAGAAGGGCTCGTTTAAGTGCCTCTGTGAAAATAGCTTTGTGGAGATCCATGTTTTATCGTCCTTCAATGGCTTATGGATTAAATTTATACAGTTTTCAAGTAGAAAGATGACTTGCCTATCTGTCAGACCTCTAATCTCTGCCTGGGTTCTGTAAATCAAACTGTTTGTTTGTTAACCTGACTCCAGCATCTTCACCAGCAGCGGAGAGGCTGCCAGCCCATATTTTCATTCACTTTCAGTTTAGAATGTTCTTTTGCATTTAGTTAATTTGGTATTCAAACAATATAGGTGCCTGCAATTGCTTTCTGTGTACCTCATCTGCAATACACCTATGAAAAAAAGCTTACAAACTCCTATGTTTATATCCTTCTGATAAGAGCAGTCTGTCTGCGTTATTTTGTCCCCATTTAAGACACCGTTTTGTGAGCTGCTGATGGACAGCATTGGGCATTAGAATGATCAGCCAGTAAAAAAGAGGCACTGGGCATCTCACAGGATtcaatatttgtttgtttgtttgttgttgccAGCATATGAGCAGACAGTCGATAGTGGTGTGGAGCCTACGTTTGTAAAAGTTGGGCAGGAAACATTTCTTTTGTcttctgcacaaacacagagaacTGTACTGGCACTGTACAAAATACACTTTTTGTTTAGGTGTCAGATCAgcttttgtaacaacaacaaaaaaacccgagatcggtggcacttcggtggtgggtccttccctccgagagggacccgccgccgaagagctggacgtaccgccccttccccttggccgccccaagcagctgcttgctgcgccggtgcctggagccggctctggtaaTATTACTTTAGCTGAGTGGATATTTTATGCAAATGAGAATGCAGCGATTGAATTGACAAAAGTGGCAGAGTGAAAACAAATCAATAATCTTAAAGTACACATGACCTCTCAAGTCTCCTTTCTTTTTTTCAGTTGGAAGGGGGCAGAtgttttctgtttctctctctttatcA of Chrysemys picta bellii isolate R12L10 chromosome 11, ASM1138683v2, whole genome shotgun sequence contains these proteins:
- the LOC135974379 gene encoding SRRM2 protein homolog rsr-2-like — its product is MQADNRKRAPAWTVREVLDLIAVWGEDSVLAELRSKRRNAKTFEKISKGMMERGHNRDSEQCRVKVKELRQAYQKTKEANGRSGSEPRTCRFYAELHAILGGAATTTPPVFVDSGSGIVSSATPEDSADGGEEEDEDEDELAESTQHSVLPNSQDLFITLTEVPSQASQASTQDSDPMEGTSAAANSSSLPPPSRKLSQIRRRKKRTREDMFSEIMESSRSDRAHVNEWKETVSKYRKEVSEREERRDQREERRDQREERRDQREERRDARDERWRQEDQRMKDATLGLLRRLVEVQERLLENRLPLQPLFHPPPSPCSVSSSPRRVRTRGGRLRTPSHSTPVDSPSKRLSFF